One Microvirga thermotolerans DNA window includes the following coding sequences:
- the putA gene encoding bifunctional proline dehydrogenase/L-glutamate gamma-semialdehyde dehydrogenase PutA produces MHQAPIATSFTPPYAEDDKAIAARLLADARLSPERERQIDRRARRLIEAIRAKGGGLGGVEEMLREYALSTKEGLALMVLAEALLRVPDAATADRLIEDKLGQADFAGHEAKSDAFLVSASAWALGITARIIQPGETPEGILRQLTKRLGLPAVRTATRQAMRVMGNHFVLGQTIDEALKRAGSGKGRLYRYSFDMLGEGARTAKDARRYFESYASAIDAIGRSAGNEPLPNRPGISVKLSALHPRYEATSRERVMRELVPLVIELAQKAKAYDLNFTVDAEEADRLELSLEVIEAVLADPSLADWSGFGLAIQGYQKRAGAVIDAIAAMAERYDRRMMVRLVKGAYWDTEIKRAQERGLDDYPVFTRKAMTDLNYMACAEKLLKLRPRIYPQFATHNALTVASIIERAGGTEGYEFQRLHGMGEALYARLLEDEPGLACRTYAPVGGHRDLLAYLVRRLLENGANSSFVSVAADENVPVEVLLKRPADIVVSPDRARHPKLPLPRDLYGPGRANSRGVEFGHRASLEGLLAEIAQGARQACRAEPLVDGRPGAGQKRTLLSPIDGTTLVGEVTEASPETADRAMAAAQAGFSAWSRTPAETRAKALLRAADLLEERRGALLHLLQVEAGKTLDDAVSEVREAVDFCRYYAAQGRTLFGEGEPMPGPTGESNVLRLRGRGVFVAISPWNFPLAIFLGQVTAALVAGNAVVAKPAEQTPLIAALAVRILHEAGVPASALHLVPGDGRVGARLVESPLAAGVVFTGSTEVARIINRTLAAKDSAIVPLIAETGGINGMIVDATALPEQVADDVVMSAFRSAGQRCSALRLLFVQDDVADRMIEMIAGSARELKLGDPREVSTHIGPVIDAEAKERLEAHVRAMTRSAKVRYAGEAPAAGTYVAPHIFELDRPEALAEEVFGPILHVVRYRADRLDDMLRAIEATGYGLTLGIHSRIDATVQRIADRLSVGNVYVNRNMIGAVVGVQPFGGHGLSGTGPKAGGPHYLLRFATEQTVTVNTAAAGGNATLIAMGE; encoded by the coding sequence ATGCACCAAGCCCCCATCGCCACGTCCTTCACCCCCCCTTACGCGGAGGATGACAAGGCCATCGCTGCCCGGCTCCTGGCGGATGCGCGCCTGTCGCCGGAGCGGGAGCGGCAGATCGACCGGCGGGCCCGGCGCCTGATCGAGGCGATCCGGGCCAAGGGCGGCGGTCTCGGGGGCGTGGAGGAGATGCTGCGGGAATACGCGCTCTCCACCAAGGAGGGGCTCGCCCTGATGGTCCTGGCGGAAGCGTTGCTTCGGGTGCCCGATGCGGCGACCGCCGACCGGCTCATCGAGGACAAGCTGGGCCAGGCCGACTTCGCCGGCCACGAGGCCAAGTCCGACGCCTTCCTCGTCTCGGCCTCGGCCTGGGCGCTCGGCATCACGGCCCGGATCATCCAGCCCGGCGAGACCCCGGAGGGCATCCTCCGCCAGCTCACCAAGCGCCTCGGCCTTCCCGCCGTGCGGACCGCGACCCGCCAGGCCATGCGGGTGATGGGCAACCACTTCGTCCTGGGCCAGACCATCGACGAGGCCCTGAAGCGGGCGGGCTCCGGCAAGGGCCGGCTCTACCGCTATTCCTTCGACATGCTGGGCGAGGGCGCCCGCACGGCGAAGGACGCCCGCCGCTACTTCGAATCCTACGCCTCCGCCATCGACGCCATCGGCCGCTCCGCCGGCAACGAGCCGCTGCCGAACCGGCCGGGCATCTCGGTCAAGCTGTCCGCCCTGCACCCGCGCTACGAGGCGACGAGCCGGGAGCGCGTGATGCGCGAGCTGGTGCCCCTGGTGATCGAGCTGGCGCAGAAGGCCAAGGCCTACGATCTCAACTTCACGGTGGACGCGGAGGAGGCGGACCGGCTCGAGCTCTCGCTCGAGGTGATCGAGGCGGTCCTGGCCGATCCGTCGCTCGCCGACTGGAGCGGCTTCGGCCTCGCCATCCAGGGCTACCAGAAGCGCGCCGGCGCGGTGATCGACGCCATCGCCGCCATGGCGGAGCGCTACGACCGGCGCATGATGGTGCGCCTCGTCAAGGGCGCCTACTGGGACACGGAGATCAAGCGCGCCCAGGAGCGCGGCCTCGACGACTATCCCGTCTTCACCCGCAAGGCGATGACGGACCTCAACTACATGGCCTGCGCCGAGAAGCTGCTGAAGCTGCGCCCCCGGATCTATCCGCAGTTCGCGACGCACAACGCGCTCACCGTCGCCTCGATCATCGAGCGCGCCGGCGGGACGGAGGGCTACGAGTTCCAGCGCCTGCACGGCATGGGCGAGGCGCTCTATGCGCGCCTGCTGGAGGACGAGCCGGGCCTCGCCTGCCGGACCTATGCCCCGGTGGGAGGCCACCGCGACCTCCTCGCCTATCTCGTCCGGCGCCTCCTCGAGAACGGCGCGAACTCCTCCTTCGTCTCCGTGGCCGCGGACGAGAACGTTCCGGTGGAGGTCCTCCTCAAGCGCCCGGCCGACATCGTCGTTTCCCCCGACAGGGCGCGCCATCCCAAGCTTCCCCTCCCCCGGGACCTCTACGGGCCGGGCCGCGCCAATTCCCGGGGCGTGGAGTTCGGCCACCGCGCCTCTCTCGAAGGGCTCCTCGCGGAGATCGCGCAGGGGGCCCGGCAGGCCTGCCGCGCCGAGCCGCTGGTCGACGGAAGGCCCGGCGCCGGGCAGAAGCGCACCCTCCTCAGCCCCATCGACGGCACCACCCTCGTCGGCGAGGTGACGGAGGCCTCGCCCGAGACGGCCGACCGGGCCATGGCCGCCGCGCAGGCGGGCTTCTCCGCCTGGAGCCGCACGCCCGCCGAGACCCGGGCCAAGGCCCTGCTCCGCGCCGCCGACCTCCTGGAGGAGCGGCGCGGCGCCCTGCTCCACCTGCTCCAGGTCGAGGCGGGCAAGACCCTCGACGACGCCGTCTCGGAGGTGCGGGAGGCGGTGGATTTCTGCCGCTACTACGCCGCCCAGGGCAGGACGCTCTTCGGCGAGGGCGAGCCGATGCCCGGGCCCACCGGCGAGAGCAACGTGCTGCGGCTCAGGGGGCGCGGGGTCTTCGTGGCCATCTCCCCCTGGAACTTCCCGCTCGCCATCTTCCTCGGCCAGGTGACCGCGGCCCTCGTGGCGGGCAACGCGGTCGTGGCGAAGCCGGCCGAGCAGACGCCCCTGATCGCGGCCCTCGCCGTGCGGATCCTGCACGAGGCGGGCGTTCCCGCCTCGGCCCTCCACCTTGTGCCCGGCGACGGGCGCGTCGGCGCGCGGCTCGTGGAGAGCCCCCTTGCCGCCGGGGTGGTGTTCACCGGCTCGACGGAGGTGGCGCGCATCATCAACCGCACCCTCGCCGCCAAGGACAGCGCCATCGTCCCGCTGATCGCGGAGACGGGGGGCATCAACGGGATGATCGTGGACGCCACCGCCCTGCCGGAGCAGGTGGCGGACGACGTGGTCATGTCGGCCTTCCGCTCCGCAGGCCAGCGCTGCTCGGCCCTCCGCCTCCTCTTCGTGCAGGACGACGTGGCGGACCGCATGATCGAGATGATCGCCGGCAGCGCGCGGGAGCTGAAGCTCGGCGATCCGCGCGAGGTCTCGACCCATATCGGCCCCGTGATCGACGCGGAGGCGAAGGAGCGGCTCGAGGCCCATGTGCGGGCGATGACCCGCTCCGCCAAGGTCCGCTATGCGGGCGAGGCGCCCGCGGCCGGGACCTATGTGGCGCCGCACATCTTCGAGCTCGACCGGCCGGAGGCCCTGGCGGAGGAGGTGTTCGGGCCGATCCTGCACGTGGTCCGCTACCGGGCGGACCGGCTGGACGACATGCTCCGCGCCATCGAGGCTACCGGCTATGGCCTGACGCTGGGCATCCACTCCCGCATCGACGCCACCGTGCAGCGGATCGCCGACCGCCTCTCGGTCGGCAACGTCTACGTGAACCGGAACATGATCGGCGCGGTCGTCGGCGTTCAGCCCTTCGGCGGCCATGGACTGTCCGGCACCGGCCCGAAGGCGGGCGGCCCCCACTACCTCCTGCGCTTCGCCACGGAACAGACCGTCACCGTCAACACGGCGGCGGCCGGCGGGAACGCGACTCTCATCGCCATGGGAGAATAG
- a CDS encoding Lrp/AsnC ligand binding domain-containing protein, which yields MAEIDRIDRRILKLLQSDGRIATVELAEKVGLSPTSTGERVKRLQREGYIAGFGARLDPRRLGLELLVFVEVSLDKTTPDVFERFADAVRRAPEVLECHMVAGGFDYLVKTRVADMAAYRRFLGEILLALPGVKETRTYAVMEEVKSDGLLPV from the coding sequence ATGGCGGAAATCGACCGGATCGATCGAAGGATCCTGAAGCTTCTCCAGAGCGACGGCCGGATCGCGACCGTCGAGCTGGCCGAGAAGGTCGGCCTCTCCCCCACCTCCACGGGCGAGCGGGTGAAGCGGCTCCAGCGGGAGGGCTACATCGCAGGCTTCGGCGCGCGCCTCGATCCCCGCCGCCTCGGGCTCGAGCTCCTGGTCTTCGTGGAGGTCTCCCTCGACAAGACCACCCCCGACGTCTTCGAGAGGTTCGCCGACGCGGTGCGCCGCGCGCCCGAGGTGCTGGAGTGCCACATGGTCGCCGGGGGCTTCGACTACCTGGTCAAGACCCGCGTCGCGGACATGGCCGCCTACCGGCGCTTCCTGGGCGAGATCCTCCTGGCCCTCCCGGGGGTCAAGGAGACCCGGACCTATGCGGTGATGGAGGAGGTGAAGAGCGACGGGCTGCTGCCGGTCTGA
- a CDS encoding TerC family protein gives MLEILLAVWLGKPLWMWLAFIGIVLSLLALDLGVFHRTSREIGVRESLLLSTFYIALGLLFGGFVWWSLGPEAGLNYLTGFAVEKALAMDNVFVIAMIFGFFAVPRIYQHRVLFWGILGVIVLRAVMIGFGAAVISQFSWVLYIFAAFLIATGVKMIAFSDKEYDIARNPVLRFMRRHFNVTDEQHGEHFFVRKPHPRTGRPAWFMTPLFLALVLIEIADVVFAVDSVPAIFAITTDPFIVYTSNIFAILGLRALYFALAAMVHRFHYLKYALALVLIFIGAKIFLADAFGLDKLPAAVSLGVTFGILAAGVAWSLWKTRGEPAAAGPMQR, from the coding sequence ATGCTCGAAATCCTGCTCGCCGTCTGGCTCGGCAAGCCCCTCTGGATGTGGCTTGCCTTCATCGGAATCGTCCTTTCGCTCCTCGCCCTCGATCTGGGCGTGTTTCATCGCACCAGCCGGGAAATCGGCGTGCGCGAGAGCCTGCTCCTCAGCACCTTCTACATCGCGCTCGGCCTGCTCTTCGGCGGCTTCGTCTGGTGGTCGCTCGGCCCGGAAGCGGGCCTCAACTACCTGACCGGCTTCGCGGTCGAGAAGGCGCTGGCGATGGACAACGTCTTCGTCATCGCCATGATCTTCGGCTTCTTCGCCGTGCCGCGGATCTACCAGCACCGGGTGCTGTTCTGGGGCATCCTCGGGGTCATCGTGCTGCGCGCCGTCATGATCGGCTTCGGCGCGGCCGTGATCTCGCAGTTCTCGTGGGTGCTCTACATCTTCGCGGCGTTCTTGATCGCCACCGGCGTGAAGATGATCGCGTTCTCGGACAAGGAATACGACATCGCCAGGAATCCGGTGCTGCGCTTCATGCGCCGGCACTTCAACGTGACGGACGAGCAGCACGGCGAACACTTCTTCGTGAGGAAGCCGCATCCGAGGACGGGCAGGCCCGCCTGGTTCATGACGCCGCTGTTCCTGGCCCTGGTCCTCATCGAGATCGCGGACGTGGTGTTCGCGGTGGACTCGGTGCCCGCCATCTTCGCCATCACCACCGACCCGTTCATCGTCTACACGTCGAACATCTTCGCGATCCTCGGGCTGCGCGCGCTCTACTTCGCCCTGGCGGCGATGGTCCACCGCTTCCACTATCTCAAGTACGCCCTCGCCCTGGTGCTGATCTTCATCGGCGCCAAGATCTTCCTGGCCGACGCCTTCGGGCTCGACAAGCTCCCGGCGGCGGTGTCCCTCGGCGTCACCTTCGGCATCCTCGCCGCGGGCGTGGCATGGAGCCTCTGGAAGACGCGCGGCGAACCGGCGGCGGCCGGGCCGATGCAGCGCTGA
- a CDS encoding ABC transporter substrate-binding protein, whose amino-acid sequence MSRKGTAALRGWFAGLAAGLVALFASAASAQTPVRLSLDWRWEGPAAPFAVALEKGYFKAEGLDVTVESANGSREALTRVTAENYEAALADVNGLARLLHDKPETGAVAVMMIHDRPAYAIVGRKSRGLSKDLASLQGKTFGAPQADAAYAMWPVFRMVNGIDDSGMKFENVGLPVREPMLAQGEVDAVFGAATTSYVNLKSRGVPVEDIVTLLMGEHGIEAYGSAIVVSERFAQEKPEAVKALLRAIVRGFQDAAKDPAAAVEAVLARNDLARKEVEAERLRMSLDQNVLTPWVKENGFGGIDRDRFAKALDQIAAALDYKAKPKPEDVFTDAFLPPADQRRIGR is encoded by the coding sequence ATGTCCCGGAAGGGTACTGCCGCGCTGAGAGGATGGTTCGCAGGCCTTGCCGCAGGACTCGTCGCGCTTTTCGCCTCGGCCGCCTCGGCGCAGACGCCGGTCCGGCTCAGCCTCGACTGGCGCTGGGAGGGGCCGGCGGCGCCCTTCGCCGTGGCGCTGGAGAAGGGCTACTTCAAGGCCGAGGGCCTCGACGTGACCGTCGAGTCCGCGAACGGCTCGCGCGAGGCGCTCACGCGCGTGACGGCCGAGAACTACGAGGCCGCGCTCGCCGACGTGAACGGCCTCGCGCGGCTGCTGCACGACAAGCCCGAGACCGGCGCCGTCGCCGTCATGATGATCCACGACCGTCCCGCCTACGCCATCGTCGGGCGCAAGAGCCGGGGGCTCTCGAAGGACCTCGCCAGCCTCCAGGGCAAGACCTTCGGCGCGCCGCAGGCGGATGCGGCCTATGCCATGTGGCCCGTCTTCCGGATGGTGAACGGCATCGACGATTCGGGAATGAAGTTCGAGAATGTGGGCCTGCCCGTCCGCGAGCCCATGCTGGCGCAGGGGGAGGTGGACGCGGTCTTCGGAGCCGCGACCACGTCCTACGTCAACCTGAAGTCCCGGGGCGTGCCGGTGGAGGACATCGTGACCCTCCTCATGGGCGAGCACGGGATCGAGGCCTACGGCAGCGCCATTGTGGTGTCGGAGAGGTTCGCGCAGGAGAAGCCCGAGGCCGTGAAGGCGCTCCTGCGGGCGATCGTGCGGGGGTTCCAGGACGCGGCGAAGGATCCCGCCGCCGCCGTCGAGGCGGTGCTCGCCCGCAACGATCTGGCCCGCAAGGAGGTGGAGGCCGAACGCCTGCGGATGTCGCTCGATCAGAACGTCCTCACCCCCTGGGTGAAGGAGAACGGGTTCGGCGGCATCGACAGGGACCGTTTCGCGAAGGCGCTCGACCAGATCGCAGCCGCCCTGGACTACAAGGCGAAGCCGAAGCCCGAGGACGTCTTCACCGATGCGTTCCTGCCGCCCGCGGACCAGCGCAGGATCGGGCGCTGA
- a CDS encoding CobW family GTP-binding protein, which translates to MSDSRPAGPPPPIPLTVLTGFLGAGKTTLLNRLLRHEALKDSVVIINEFGEIGLDHLLVERVDEDMVLLSAGCLCCTVRGDLIATLEDLLRKRDNGRIAPFRRVVIETTGLADPAPILHAVLYHPYLSMRYAVEGVVTVVDAVNGEATLDAHPEAVRQVAVAERLVLTKTDLVKDADRLERLRQRLRRLNPGAAILPADARVEEIVSGGLFDLGGKIADVAEWLRTEAVEEAERRSHAHQHGHGHDRGHDHGPDHAHRHDVNRHDERIRAFSLVSEEPIRQGTLDMFLDLLRSTQGAKLLRVKGLVALAEDPEHPVVIHGVQHVIHVPAILPRWPSDDRRSRLVLIVDDLEKETVEALWNAFLGKPQIDRPDAAALSDNPLSLRR; encoded by the coding sequence ATGTCGGATTCCCGCCCCGCCGGCCCGCCGCCGCCCATTCCGCTCACCGTCCTCACCGGCTTCCTGGGAGCGGGCAAGACGACGCTGCTGAACCGGCTGCTCCGGCACGAGGCCCTGAAGGACAGCGTCGTCATCATCAACGAGTTCGGCGAGATCGGCCTCGACCATCTGCTCGTGGAGAGGGTGGACGAGGACATGGTGCTGCTCTCCGCCGGCTGCCTCTGCTGCACCGTGCGGGGCGACCTGATCGCGACCCTGGAGGACCTCCTGCGCAAGCGCGACAACGGACGGATCGCGCCGTTCCGGCGGGTGGTGATCGAGACCACCGGGCTTGCCGATCCTGCGCCGATCCTGCACGCGGTCCTCTACCACCCCTACCTTTCCATGCGCTACGCGGTGGAAGGCGTGGTCACGGTGGTCGATGCCGTCAACGGGGAGGCCACCCTCGACGCCCATCCCGAGGCGGTGCGCCAGGTCGCGGTCGCGGAACGCCTCGTGCTCACGAAGACGGACCTCGTGAAGGACGCGGATCGCCTCGAGCGTCTGCGGCAGCGCCTGCGCCGCCTCAACCCGGGCGCCGCGATCCTTCCCGCCGACGCGCGGGTCGAGGAGATCGTCTCCGGCGGCCTGTTCGACCTCGGCGGAAAGATCGCGGACGTGGCCGAATGGCTCAGGACCGAGGCCGTCGAGGAGGCCGAGCGGCGCAGCCACGCTCACCAGCATGGACACGGGCACGATCGTGGGCATGACCATGGGCCCGATCATGCCCACCGCCATGACGTGAACCGCCACGACGAGCGGATCCGCGCCTTCTCGCTCGTGAGCGAGGAGCCGATCCGGCAGGGAACCCTCGACATGTTCCTCGACCTGCTGCGCTCGACCCAGGGAGCGAAGCTCCTGCGCGTGAAGGGGCTCGTCGCCCTGGCGGAGGATCCCGAGCACCCGGTCGTGATCCACGGCGTCCAGCACGTGATCCACGTGCCCGCCATCCTGCCGCGCTGGCCCAGCGACGACCGGCGCAGCCGCCTCGTCCTCATCGTCGACGATCTGGAAAAGGAGACCGTCGAGGCCCTCTGGAACGCCTTTCTCGGCAAGCCCCAGATCGACCGTCCCGACGCGGCGGCCCTGTCGGACAACCCGCTCTCCCTGCGGCGCTAG
- a CDS encoding DMT family transporter, which produces MPATSPASGLLFALSSAGLYGLNIVYARVAALEGVPGPTVVIYRVLLMLALFGAAALLLRHSLAVAREERATMAVLGVSTAFVGLCYVSSVAFIPVTVAAVLFYAYPTFIVLASPFVEGTRLTPALIGVVLMALAGVVLVVGPAFGDLDWRGLALALGAAAATAAQFFAAARCRKTNVTAKMFWIHLIVLPTALLVGLATGQPGSPAALALAPFAVAMTVGGYVIGFLFQIVALGRISAVAAGIVYCIEPVVSAATSALVLGERLGPVQALGGGLVLAAIVTNILSERSRTAPVVPTD; this is translated from the coding sequence ATGCCCGCCACCTCTCCCGCCAGCGGCCTCCTCTTCGCCCTGAGCTCCGCCGGCCTCTACGGCCTGAACATCGTCTATGCCCGCGTCGCGGCCCTCGAGGGCGTGCCGGGACCGACCGTCGTGATCTACCGCGTCCTGCTGATGCTGGCGCTCTTCGGGGCGGCCGCCCTCCTGCTGCGCCACTCCCTCGCCGTGGCGCGGGAGGAGCGCGCCACCATGGCGGTCCTGGGCGTTTCCACCGCCTTCGTCGGCCTCTGCTACGTCTCCTCGGTCGCCTTCATCCCGGTCACGGTGGCGGCGGTCCTGTTCTACGCCTATCCGACCTTCATCGTCCTGGCCTCGCCCTTCGTGGAGGGGACGCGGCTGACGCCCGCCCTCATCGGCGTCGTGCTGATGGCGCTGGCCGGGGTCGTCCTCGTGGTGGGCCCCGCCTTCGGCGACCTCGACTGGCGCGGCCTGGCCCTGGCCCTCGGGGCGGCCGCGGCCACGGCCGCCCAGTTCTTCGCCGCAGCCCGCTGCCGGAAGACGAACGTCACCGCCAAGATGTTCTGGATCCACCTGATCGTGCTCCCCACCGCGCTCCTCGTCGGCCTGGCGACCGGGCAGCCGGGCTCGCCGGCCGCCCTGGCCCTCGCGCCGTTCGCCGTCGCCATGACCGTCGGCGGCTACGTGATCGGCTTCCTGTTCCAGATCGTCGCCCTCGGCCGGATCTCCGCCGTCGCGGCGGGGATCGTCTACTGCATCGAGCCGGTGGTCTCGGCCGCCACCTCCGCCCTCGTCCTCGGGGAGCGCCTCGGTCCCGTCCAGGCGCTGGGCGGCGGTCTGGTGCTCGCCGCCATCGTCACCAATATCCTCAGCGAGCGCTCCCGCACCGCGCCCGTCGTACCCACGGACTGA
- a CDS encoding D-alanyl-D-alanine carboxypeptidase family protein, producing the protein MNVSRALRVTAFALAALVGGLMGGLMGAPALAGGPALVVEADTGRVLHAERATDPWYPASITKLMTTYVALDAVRSGRAKMDTLLTVSEQAAALPPSKMGFKPGTQIRLDNALKIIMVKSANDVAATIAEGLGGSIEAFAEMMNERAQALGMRDSHFANPHGLPDERNQTTARDMAILARALFNEFPEYQGLFDIGAIQYGRRIMRNTNGLIGRYPGADGMKTGFICSAGFNVVASATRNGRHLITVVLGAPSANERTMKAAELFDRGFSSLAGPANPTLAALPASSARTPPDMRSVICDRRGPMPEEEDSQTTVASSESTGIPNLFSSDVMAFAGTSQPTRTVLGPRAAVQPERVWVGLNPPSEAELAAQAAKEEAAEKARKAASKKAAKKDQAKAAAKDKSAKDKAAGEKDAQDAKDTDTASASPKAGGKSKARESISMKPVSDQKGKPKPAKGKDQASADTSAKAKNGKNRPEAN; encoded by the coding sequence ATGAACGTCAGCCGTGCCCTCCGTGTGACAGCCTTCGCATTGGCGGCCCTCGTGGGGGGCCTCATGGGCGGCCTCATGGGCGCACCGGCCCTGGCCGGCGGTCCTGCCCTGGTGGTGGAGGCCGATACGGGCCGCGTCCTCCATGCCGAGCGGGCGACGGATCCCTGGTATCCGGCCTCCATCACGAAGCTGATGACCACCTATGTGGCGCTCGACGCGGTCCGCTCCGGCCGGGCGAAGATGGACACGCTGCTCACGGTCTCCGAGCAGGCGGCCGCGCTGCCGCCCTCCAAGATGGGCTTCAAGCCGGGCACCCAGATCCGCCTCGACAACGCCCTGAAGATCATCATGGTCAAGTCGGCGAACGACGTCGCCGCCACCATCGCCGAAGGCCTCGGCGGCTCGATCGAGGCCTTTGCCGAGATGATGAACGAGAGGGCCCAGGCCCTCGGCATGCGCGACAGCCATTTCGCCAACCCGCACGGCCTGCCCGACGAGCGCAACCAGACCACGGCCCGCGACATGGCGATCCTGGCGCGGGCCCTGTTCAACGAGTTTCCCGAGTACCAGGGCCTGTTCGACATCGGCGCCATCCAGTACGGACGCCGGATCATGCGCAACACCAACGGCCTGATCGGGCGCTATCCCGGGGCCGACGGCATGAAGACCGGCTTCATCTGCTCGGCCGGGTTCAACGTCGTGGCGAGCGCGACCCGCAACGGGCGGCATCTGATCACCGTCGTCCTCGGCGCCCCCTCCGCCAACGAGCGCACCATGAAGGCCGCCGAGCTGTTCGACCGGGGCTTCAGCAGTCTGGCCGGGCCGGCGAACCCGACCCTCGCCGCCCTGCCGGCATCCTCGGCGCGCACGCCGCCGGACATGCGCTCCGTCATCTGCGACCGCCGCGGCCCCATGCCGGAGGAGGAGGACAGCCAGACCACCGTCGCCAGCAGCGAGAGTACGGGCATTCCCAATCTCTTCTCCTCCGACGTGATGGCCTTCGCCGGGACCTCCCAGCCGACGCGGACCGTTCTCGGCCCCCGCGCGGCCGTCCAGCCGGAGCGGGTCTGGGTGGGGCTCAACCCGCCCTCCGAAGCCGAGCTCGCGGCCCAGGCCGCAAAGGAGGAGGCTGCGGAAAAGGCCAGGAAGGCGGCGAGCAAGAAAGCCGCGAAGAAGGACCAGGCCAAGGCGGCCGCCAAGGACAAGTCCGCGAAGGACAAGGCCGCCGGCGAAAAGGATGCGCAGGACGCCAAGGATACCGACACGGCGAGCGCCTCGCCCAAGGCGGGCGGGAAGTCCAAGGCGCGCGAGAGCATCAGCATGAAGCCGGTGAGCGACCAGAAGGGCAAGCCGAAGCCGGCCAAGGGCAAGGACCAGGCCTCGGCGGACACCTCCGCGAAAGCGAAGAACGGCAAGAACCGACCCGAAGCGAACTGA
- a CDS encoding DMT family transporter — translation MTTSSLLWIPVTLAAAAAQTGRNATQRRLTETIGTVGATQVRFLYGFPFALLALGLVRLVLGEPVPAPEGMFMPFVLGGATAQILATALMLAAMRERSFSVVTAYMKTEPVQVALFGVAILGDPLSPGVALGIGVATAGVVLMSLKPGARLGAAGLRPTVYGIASGAFFALAAIGFRGAILALPEGSFVMRSTATLAWALGTQTVLLLVWLGAFDRKALVASFRAWRPSLGAGFLGALASQFWFVGFSLTTAANVRTLALVEVLMAQAVSHRLLSQATTRREVLGMALILAGVGLLLLAQH, via the coding sequence ATGACGACCTCCTCCCTCCTGTGGATTCCGGTGACGCTGGCCGCCGCGGCGGCGCAGACGGGCCGGAACGCGACCCAGCGCCGCCTGACCGAGACCATCGGGACGGTGGGCGCGACCCAGGTCCGCTTCCTCTACGGCTTCCCGTTCGCCCTCCTGGCCCTGGGACTCGTGCGGCTCGTCCTCGGCGAGCCGGTTCCCGCGCCGGAGGGGATGTTCATGCCCTTCGTCCTTGGCGGGGCGACGGCGCAGATCCTCGCCACCGCCCTCATGCTGGCCGCCATGCGCGAGCGCTCCTTCTCCGTGGTCACGGCCTACATGAAGACGGAGCCGGTCCAGGTCGCCCTGTTCGGCGTGGCGATTCTCGGGGATCCGCTGTCGCCCGGAGTCGCCCTGGGGATCGGCGTCGCGACGGCGGGCGTCGTCCTCATGTCCCTCAAGCCCGGAGCGCGGCTGGGGGCCGCGGGTCTTCGCCCGACCGTCTACGGGATCGCCTCCGGCGCATTCTTCGCCCTGGCCGCCATCGGCTTCCGGGGCGCGATCCTCGCCCTGCCGGAAGGCTCCTTCGTGATGCGGTCCACCGCCACGCTCGCCTGGGCGCTCGGCACGCAGACGGTCCTCCTCCTGGTCTGGCTCGGCGCCTTCGACCGGAAGGCGCTGGTGGCGAGCTTCAGGGCATGGCGCCCCTCCCTGGGCGCAGGCTTTCTCGGCGCTCTCGCCTCGCAGTTCTGGTTCGTCGGCTTCTCCCTGACCACGGCCGCGAACGTGCGCACCCTGGCCCTGGTGGAGGTCCTCATGGCGCAGGCCGTCTCCCACCGCCTGCTCTCGCAGGCCACCACCCGCCGGGAGGTCCTCGGCATGGCGCTGATCCTGGCGGGGGTCGGCCTCCTCCTGCTCGCCCAGCATTGA